The Anopheles merus strain MAF chromosome 2L, AmerM5.1, whole genome shotgun sequence genome has a segment encoding these proteins:
- the LOC121593857 gene encoding 60S ribosomal protein L18 isoform X2, with translation MGIDINHKWDRKVRRTRPKSLDVYLSLLVKLYRFLYRRTKKKFNKIVMRRLFMSRTNHPPMSLNRVAHLMKLRGKDEKSVAVVIGTVTNDVRMMDVPKLNVCALRVTDKARQRILKNGGKIYTFDQLALLSPTGRNTVLMQGKRTAREVFKHFGRAPGVPHSNTRPYVQSKGRKFEKARGRRSSCGYKN, from the exons ATG GGTATCGATATCAATCATAAGTGGGACCGCAAGGTCCGTCGTACTCGACCAAAGTCGTTGGACGTGTACCTTTCGCTGCTGGTGAAG CTGTACCGCTTCCTGTACCGACGCACGAAAAAGAAGTTCAACAAGATCGTGATGCGTCGTCTGTTCATGAGCCGCACGAACCATCCGCCCATGTCGCTCAACCGTGTGGCCCATCTGATGAAGCTGCGCGGCAAGGACGAGAAGTCGGTCGCCGTCGTGATCGGCACCGTGACGAACGATGTGCGCATGATGGATGTGCCGAAGCTGAACGTGTGCGCACTCCGCGTGACCGATAAGGCCCGCCAGCGCATTCTGAAGAACGGTGGCAAGATCTACACGTTCGATCAGCTGGCGCTGCTCTCCCCGACCGGAAGGAACACCGTCCTGATGCAGGGCAAGCGAACCGCCCGCGAGGTATTCAAGCACTTCGGCCGTGCGCCGGGCGTGCCGCACTCCAACACCCGCCCGTACGTGCAGTCGAAGGGCCGCAAGTTCGAGAAGGCTCGCGGTCGTCGCAGCAGCTGCGGTTACAAGAACTAA